A window from Telopea speciosissima isolate NSW1024214 ecotype Mountain lineage chromosome 8, Tspe_v1, whole genome shotgun sequence encodes these proteins:
- the LOC122638253 gene encoding membrane steroid-binding protein 2-like → MAFSSTITDAIAAYTGLSPAAFFTILALMIGVYRLVSGMFVGPEELKPQERSFSTMEIPAVVEPVQLGEITEEELRVYNGSDPKKPLLMAIKGNVYDVSMSRMFYGPGGPYALFAGRDASRALALMSFDPQDLTGNLEGLEPDELEVLQDWEYKFMEKYVKVGQLVSEKGKNACNGWR, encoded by the exons ATGGCGTTTTCCTCAACAATTACTGACGCAATCGCGGCCTATACAGGTCTATCTCCGGCGGCTTTCTTCACGATATTGGCTCTCATGATCGGTGTTTATCGTTTAGTTTCTGGAATGTTTGTTGGGCCTGAAGAGTTGAAGCCGCAAGAGAGAAGCTTTAGTACTATGGAAATACCGGCGGTTGTTGAGCCAGTTCAGCTTGGAGAGATTACAGAGGAGGAATTGAGGGTTTACAATGGATCGGATCCTAAGAAGCCATTGTTGATGGCCATCAAAGGAAATGTTTACGATGTTTCTATGTCTAG AATGTTTTACGGTCCTGGTGGGCCATATGCCTTGTTTGCTGGGAGGGATGCCAGTCGAGCCTTAGCTCTCATGTCTTTTGACCCCCAAGACCTGACAGGGAACCTTGAAGGTCTGGAACCTGATGAACTCGAAGTCTTACAGGACTGGGAGTATAAATTCATGGAGAAATATGTCAAGGTTGGGCAACTTGTTTCGGAGAAAGGTAAGAATGCTTGTAATGGA TGGAGATGA